One window from the genome of Variovorax sp. PAMC26660 encodes:
- a CDS encoding AAA family ATPase, with amino-acid sequence MRLASFQITNFRSINDSGPIDSSQITAILGRNDSGKSNLLRALHSLNPTQGLAPLSPIKDFPRHRRLEECAGDTPVVQTRWALDDSERAELAAIFPRATGVRHVTASRGYDTARWAGFEGLVDLSIDVSDIKGKVRKIVPAIKAAAEKVAEEAKAMLEQEADAFDAAMIASPDFIKWSAGAVKATQALRKALAAADAELSDKQEQMLVELEELSLSITNDKPALDRAKAWVIEKLPRFIYVDEYPALPGRQNLADYLVRKGWGQATPEQQSFEKLCKVAGLDPQQLQDLLEKNDQATRNQLANRAGSVVTAEIRRLWKDRALKVRFNLDGQHLDTMVSDPNGSYEVEVNLDERSRGFQWFFSFYIAFFADTKGGRAEDAILLLDEPGLHLHPHSQADLLAHFEKDFGNQIIYTTHSPFMVPTHRIDAVRTASLDEARGTTVSNTAEGDERTLFPLKAALALSRIAGEPVKPEPVKAAAAKAEPTKAVPAKAVATEGAKPAKAVKPVEVVAVAEIAPVAAPVAAPMPAPAKQEPAKPVVVESAKPAAETAPVAMAVPVAAPAEAVVAVAPEPVKPVVAESSVPTETPASVASEQADSELTQAA; translated from the coding sequence ATGCGCTTGGCGTCATTCCAGATCACCAACTTTCGCTCGATCAACGACAGCGGCCCCATCGATTCATCACAGATCACAGCGATCCTCGGTAGAAATGACAGCGGCAAATCGAACCTGCTGCGCGCGCTCCACAGCCTGAACCCGACACAGGGCCTGGCACCACTCAGCCCGATCAAGGACTTCCCCAGACACCGGCGCCTGGAAGAGTGCGCGGGCGACACGCCCGTCGTGCAAACACGCTGGGCTCTCGACGACAGCGAACGGGCCGAATTGGCCGCTATCTTCCCGCGCGCCACCGGCGTTCGCCACGTCACCGCAAGCCGGGGCTACGACACGGCCCGTTGGGCCGGGTTCGAGGGACTGGTTGACCTGTCCATCGACGTGAGCGACATCAAGGGCAAGGTCCGCAAGATCGTGCCGGCCATCAAGGCTGCCGCCGAAAAGGTCGCCGAAGAGGCCAAGGCGATGCTGGAGCAGGAGGCCGATGCCTTCGACGCAGCCATGATCGCCAGCCCCGATTTCATCAAGTGGTCGGCCGGCGCTGTGAAGGCCACGCAGGCACTGCGCAAGGCGCTCGCTGCCGCAGATGCAGAGCTCAGCGACAAGCAGGAACAGATGCTGGTCGAGCTCGAAGAGCTGTCGCTGTCCATCACCAACGACAAGCCGGCCCTCGACCGGGCGAAGGCCTGGGTCATCGAGAAGCTGCCTCGCTTCATCTACGTCGACGAATACCCGGCGCTGCCCGGCCGCCAGAACCTTGCCGACTACCTCGTGCGCAAGGGCTGGGGGCAGGCCACGCCCGAGCAGCAGAGCTTCGAGAAGCTGTGCAAGGTCGCGGGGCTCGACCCGCAGCAACTGCAGGACCTGCTGGAAAAGAACGACCAGGCCACGCGCAACCAGCTCGCCAATCGCGCCGGCTCGGTGGTCACTGCCGAGATCCGCCGGCTCTGGAAGGACCGCGCGCTCAAGGTTCGCTTCAACCTCGACGGGCAGCACCTGGACACGATGGTGTCGGACCCGAACGGCAGCTACGAGGTGGAAGTGAATCTCGATGAGCGCAGCCGAGGCTTCCAGTGGTTCTTCTCGTTCTACATTGCCTTCTTCGCGGACACGAAGGGCGGTCGCGCTGAAGACGCCATCCTGCTGCTGGACGAGCCGGGGCTGCACCTGCACCCGCACTCGCAGGCCGATCTGCTGGCGCATTTCGAGAAGGACTTCGGCAACCAGATCATCTACACCACGCATTCGCCGTTCATGGTGCCGACGCACCGGATCGACGCGGTGCGCACGGCGAGCCTTGATGAGGCTCGCGGCACCACGGTGAGCAATACCGCTGAAGGCGATGAGCGCACGCTGTTCCCGCTGAAGGCTGCGCTGGCTCTGAGCCGGATCGCGGGCGAGCCGGTGAAGCCGGAGCCTGTGAAAGCGGCGGCTGCGAAGGCGGAGCCGACGAAGGCTGTGCCTGCAAAGGCTGTTGCTACGGAGGGAGCAAAGCCTGCCAAGGCAGTGAAGCCCGTTGAAGTGGTGGCCGTTGCCGAGATCGCACCGGTTGCAGCGCCTGTCGCGGCGCCAATGCCAGCGCCAGCGAAGCAGGAGCCTGCGAAGCCGGTGGTTGTGGAGAGCGCAAAGCCCGCTGCCGAAACGGCACCTGTTGCCATGGCTGTACCGGTCGCCGCGCCCGCCGAAGCCGTGGTTGCCGTGGCGCCAGAGCCCGTGAAGCCGGTGGTCGCTGAGAGCAGCGTGCCGACCGAGACACCGGCCAGCGTTGCGAGCGAACAGGCGGACAGCGAACTCACTCAGGCCGCGTAG
- a CDS encoding MFS transporter, with the protein MSSSSNKNWLLAAVCLAALGMPLSFTGPAVVLPAIREALGGSPVQLNWVTNAFMLSFGATLMAAGALADAYGRKRVFLLGLAVVALSSSLLTLAPGIVAFDLARALQGLGSAAAFAAGTAALAQVFDGAARTRAFSLIGTSFGVGLSCGSILSGWLAESFGWQAVMLSPGGVSLVALCIASMSMRESRNPSAMGLDMPGTVSFTAALSLLTLGVLQAPDSGWGSPWVIGALAGAVLMGAAFIAIERRVAHPMLDLSLFRFPRFVGVQLLAAAPAYGFVVLLVLLPIRFIGLEGRSALEAGGFMFALSGPILVVPTLAAWLAHRYSAGVISAVGLLVCAVGLFWLSRCAPGTPLHDIVWALLLIGAGIGLPWGLMDGLAVSVVPRERAGMASGIFNTVRVAGEGIALALVGAGLTALVTRQLGSFSAASQAAQRVTTGDLSQALALLPGVDRAALLHAYGAAFGTLLCVLAGVTVLTALVVFVFLRGETHAVASAVALESPAC; encoded by the coding sequence ATGTCCTCGTCTTCCAACAAGAACTGGCTGCTGGCCGCCGTCTGCCTGGCGGCGCTGGGCATGCCGCTGAGCTTCACGGGGCCAGCGGTGGTGCTGCCCGCGATCCGCGAGGCGCTGGGCGGAAGCCCGGTGCAACTCAACTGGGTGACCAACGCCTTCATGCTGAGCTTCGGCGCCACGCTGATGGCGGCCGGAGCGCTGGCCGATGCCTATGGACGCAAGCGCGTTTTCTTGCTGGGCCTGGCGGTGGTCGCATTGAGCAGTTCGCTGCTGACACTCGCACCGGGCATCGTCGCCTTTGACCTCGCACGCGCGCTGCAAGGGCTGGGGTCGGCGGCGGCGTTCGCGGCCGGTACTGCAGCGCTCGCGCAGGTGTTCGATGGCGCAGCCCGCACGCGGGCCTTCAGCCTGATCGGCACTTCGTTCGGCGTGGGCCTGTCGTGCGGCTCGATTCTTTCGGGCTGGCTCGCCGAATCCTTCGGATGGCAGGCGGTGATGCTCAGCCCCGGCGGGGTCAGCCTCGTCGCGCTGTGCATCGCTTCGATGAGCATGCGCGAGTCGCGCAACCCGAGCGCGATGGGCCTGGACATGCCGGGCACGGTCAGCTTTACCGCCGCATTGAGCCTGCTCACGCTGGGCGTGCTGCAGGCGCCCGACAGCGGCTGGGGCAGCCCGTGGGTGATCGGCGCGCTGGCGGGTGCGGTGCTGATGGGCGCGGCCTTCATCGCCATCGAGCGGCGCGTGGCGCATCCGATGCTCGACCTGTCGCTGTTCCGCTTTCCGCGTTTCGTCGGCGTGCAACTGCTGGCAGCCGCGCCGGCCTATGGCTTTGTCGTGCTGCTGGTGCTGCTGCCGATCCGCTTCATCGGGCTCGAAGGGCGCAGTGCGCTGGAAGCGGGCGGCTTCATGTTCGCGCTGTCGGGGCCGATCCTCGTGGTGCCGACGCTGGCGGCGTGGCTTGCGCATCGCTACTCGGCGGGCGTGATCTCGGCCGTGGGCCTGCTGGTGTGCGCGGTGGGGTTGTTCTGGCTGAGCCGCTGCGCGCCGGGCACGCCGCTGCACGACATCGTTTGGGCGCTGCTGCTGATCGGCGCGGGCATCGGCCTGCCGTGGGGGCTGATGGATGGCCTGGCCGTGAGCGTGGTGCCGCGCGAGCGGGCAGGCATGGCCTCGGGCATCTTCAACACCGTGCGGGTGGCGGGGGAGGGGATTGCGCTGGCGCTGGTGGGAGCGGGGCTCACAGCATTGGTGACGCGGCAACTGGGATCGTTTTCAGCCGCGTCGCAGGCGGCGCAGCGCGTGACGACGGGGGATCTGTCGCAGGCTTTGGCGCTGTTGCCCGGTGTGGACCGTGCGGCGCTGCTGCATGCGTACGGCGCGGCGTTCGGCACGTTGCTGTGCGTGCTGGCGGGGGTGACTGTGTTGACTGCGCTGGTGGTGTTCGTGTTCTTGCGTGGGGAGACGCATGCGGTGGCGAGCGCTGTGGCGTTGGAGTCGCCGGCCTGTTGA
- a CDS encoding LysR family transcriptional regulator, translating into MDSFSGLESFVRAADLLSFAKAGRLLGISASAVGKNVARLEQQLGLRLFNRTTRHVHLTQEGAMFHERCRRILDELDDARAMMQDAVAAPRGRLRVSLPTIGYRFLLPMLPAFKARFPEIELDLDFNDRLVDVIAEGVDVAIRSGELVDSQLVARRLGPFSFVLVASPDYLARHGVPQVPADLAQHSCLRYKFVTGGKIEDWDLPGLPAQLPPGLICNNMEAMLGAAVAGLGVAYMPDFLARDSLRRGELQRVLATHLVRNGQFSALWPSSRQLSPKVRAFVDFASEHMFNDPDASPGR; encoded by the coding sequence ATGGACAGCTTCAGCGGACTCGAATCCTTCGTGCGGGCGGCCGACCTGCTCAGCTTTGCCAAGGCCGGCCGGCTGCTGGGCATCTCGGCATCGGCGGTCGGCAAGAACGTGGCGCGGCTCGAACAGCAGCTCGGCCTGCGGCTTTTCAACCGCACCACGCGGCATGTGCACCTGACGCAGGAAGGCGCGATGTTCCACGAGCGCTGCCGCCGCATCCTCGACGAGCTGGACGATGCGCGCGCCATGATGCAAGACGCCGTTGCGGCGCCGCGCGGCCGCCTGCGCGTGAGCTTGCCGACCATCGGCTACCGCTTCCTGCTGCCGATGCTGCCGGCCTTCAAGGCACGCTTTCCCGAGATCGAACTCGACCTCGACTTCAACGACCGGTTGGTCGACGTGATCGCCGAAGGCGTGGACGTGGCGATCCGCAGCGGTGAGCTGGTCGACTCGCAGCTCGTGGCGCGCCGGCTCGGCCCGTTCAGCTTCGTGCTCGTGGCCTCGCCGGACTACCTCGCACGCCACGGCGTGCCGCAGGTGCCGGCCGATCTCGCGCAGCACAGCTGCCTGCGCTACAAGTTCGTGACCGGCGGAAAGATCGAGGACTGGGACCTGCCAGGCCTGCCCGCGCAACTGCCGCCCGGCCTGATCTGCAACAACATGGAAGCCATGCTCGGCGCGGCCGTGGCCGGCCTCGGCGTGGCCTACATGCCGGACTTTCTCGCGCGCGATTCGCTTCGCCGTGGCGAACTGCAGCGCGTGCTGGCCACGCACCTCGTGCGCAACGGGCAGTTCTCGGCCCTGTGGCCTTCGAGTCGCCAGCTGTCGCCGAAGGTGCGGGCCTTCGTGGACTTCGCGAGCGAGCACATGTTCAACGACCCAGATGCGTCGCCTGGGCGCTAG
- a CDS encoding ABC transporter permease, with translation MNASLRLGWRTLWRDLRAGELRLLIVAVLLAVAALTAVGFFADRLQGGLQRDARQLLGGDAVIVSDNPTPESFVAQAKSLGLEGTGTYGFPTMARAEDAQGGASKLVALKAVTTGYPLRGSLQTSNTVDGPGAITREIPPAGEVWVDASLLDSLGLKVGDPLLLGDTSLRVGRVITLEPDRGAGFMSFSPRVMLNQADVARTALVQPASRVGYRFAVAGADAAVKRFTDWSDAAIKKGDLRGVRLDSFEGGRPEMRQTLDRAEKFLSLVALLAALLSAVAVALAARGFAASHLDDCAMLRVLGQSQRTIAMAYAFEFAVIGLVASALGVAIGFAVHYIFVLLLAGLVETALPAATLWPVAFGLGMGLTLLFAFGLPPVLQLARVPPLRVIRRDVGGLKPASLAVLGIGVAGFAALLMAASSDIKLGLIAVGGFAGAVAVFALLSWLAVKVLRRSVNETTAPRWLVLATRQISARPAYAVVQVSALAVGLLALVLLVLLRTDLVASWRKATPPDAPNRFVINVMPDQSDAFQKSLRDAGVGKFDWYPMIRGRLVAINDKPVTPDDYAEDRAKRLVDREFNLSNAVQAPEHNSITSGKWTPGAAGEVSVEEGLAETLGLKLGDSLRFDIGGMQSDARITSLRKVDWGSLHANFFVMYTVATLPDVPVTYMGAFRAPETKGFDNALVRSYPNVTNVDMSATINQVQRVLDQVIRAVEFLFGFTLAAGLVVLFAAVTATREERAREFAVMRAVGARASLLRQVQRAELVGVGLLAGFLASIVASVIGWALARYVFEFTWTASPFVPVLGALAGAVLALGAGWWGLRDVLRRPVVETLRRAAE, from the coding sequence ATGAATGCTTCCCTCCGCCTGGGTTGGCGCACGCTCTGGCGCGATCTGCGCGCCGGCGAGTTGCGCCTGTTGATCGTCGCCGTGTTGCTGGCCGTGGCCGCGCTCACGGCGGTCGGCTTCTTTGCCGACCGGCTGCAGGGCGGCCTGCAGCGCGATGCGCGGCAACTGCTGGGCGGCGACGCGGTGATCGTCAGCGACAACCCGACGCCCGAATCCTTCGTGGCGCAGGCGAAGTCGCTGGGCCTTGAAGGGACTGGCACCTATGGCTTTCCGACCATGGCGCGCGCGGAAGATGCTCAGGGCGGTGCCAGCAAGCTGGTCGCACTGAAGGCAGTGACCACGGGCTATCCCTTGCGTGGCAGTCTGCAGACCTCGAACACCGTCGACGGGCCGGGCGCGATCACGCGAGAAATCCCGCCTGCGGGTGAGGTGTGGGTCGATGCCTCGCTGCTCGACTCGCTCGGGCTCAAGGTGGGCGATCCGCTGCTGCTTGGCGACACCAGCTTGCGTGTAGGCCGCGTGATCACGCTCGAGCCGGACCGTGGGGCCGGTTTCATGAGCTTCTCGCCACGCGTGATGCTCAACCAAGCCGACGTGGCACGCACCGCGCTCGTGCAGCCGGCCAGCCGCGTGGGCTATCGCTTCGCGGTGGCGGGCGCCGATGCGGCCGTGAAGCGCTTCACCGACTGGTCCGATGCGGCCATCAAGAAGGGCGACCTGCGCGGCGTGCGGCTCGATTCCTTCGAAGGCGGCCGGCCCGAGATGCGCCAGACACTGGACCGTGCCGAGAAATTCCTGAGCCTGGTCGCGCTGCTCGCGGCGCTGCTGTCCGCTGTGGCCGTGGCGCTCGCCGCGCGCGGCTTCGCGGCCAGCCACCTCGACGACTGCGCGATGCTGCGTGTGCTCGGCCAGAGCCAGCGCACCATCGCGATGGCCTATGCCTTCGAGTTCGCGGTGATCGGCCTCGTGGCCAGCGCGCTGGGCGTGGCCATCGGCTTCGCGGTGCACTACATCTTCGTGCTGCTGCTGGCCGGGCTGGTCGAGACTGCGCTGCCGGCCGCCACGCTGTGGCCCGTGGCCTTCGGGCTGGGCATGGGCCTGACGCTGCTGTTCGCCTTCGGCCTGCCGCCGGTGCTGCAACTGGCCCGCGTGCCGCCGCTGCGCGTGATCCGGCGCGACGTGGGCGGCCTGAAACCCGCATCGCTCGCGGTGCTCGGCATCGGCGTGGCGGGCTTCGCGGCCCTGCTGATGGCGGCCAGCAGCGACATCAAGCTGGGCCTGATCGCGGTCGGCGGCTTCGCGGGTGCGGTGGCCGTGTTCGCATTGCTGAGCTGGCTCGCGGTGAAGGTGCTGCGCCGCAGCGTCAACGAAACGACGGCGCCGCGCTGGCTGGTGCTGGCCACGCGGCAGATTTCGGCGCGGCCGGCCTACGCGGTGGTGCAGGTCAGCGCGCTGGCGGTCGGCCTGCTCGCGCTGGTGCTGCTGGTGTTGTTGCGCACCGACCTCGTTGCGAGCTGGCGCAAGGCCACGCCGCCCGATGCGCCGAACCGCTTCGTCATCAACGTGATGCCCGACCAGAGCGATGCGTTCCAGAAGTCGCTGCGCGACGCCGGCGTGGGCAAGTTCGACTGGTATCCGATGATTCGTGGCCGGCTCGTCGCCATCAACGACAAGCCCGTCACGCCCGACGACTACGCGGAAGACCGCGCCAAGCGGCTGGTCGACCGCGAGTTCAACCTCAGCAACGCCGTGCAGGCGCCCGAGCACAACAGCATCACCTCCGGCAAGTGGACGCCCGGCGCGGCAGGCGAGGTGAGCGTGGAAGAGGGCCTGGCCGAGACGCTGGGCCTGAAGCTCGGCGACAGCCTGCGCTTCGACATCGGCGGCATGCAGAGCGACGCGCGCATCACCTCGCTGCGCAAGGTCGACTGGGGCTCGCTGCACGCCAACTTCTTCGTGATGTACACCGTGGCCACGCTGCCCGATGTGCCCGTGACCTACATGGGCGCCTTCCGCGCGCCCGAGACCAAGGGCTTCGACAACGCGCTGGTGCGCAGCTACCCGAACGTGACCAACGTGGACATGAGCGCGACCATCAACCAGGTGCAGCGCGTGCTCGACCAGGTGATCCGCGCGGTCGAATTCCTGTTCGGCTTCACGCTCGCTGCGGGGCTGGTGGTGCTGTTTGCCGCGGTGACGGCCACGCGCGAGGAGCGGGCGCGTGAATTCGCCGTGATGCGTGCTGTGGGTGCGCGCGCCAGCCTGCTGCGGCAGGTGCAGCGCGCAGAGCTGGTGGGCGTGGGCCTGCTCGCGGGCTTCCTCGCGAGCATCGTGGCCTCGGTGATCGGCTGGGCGCTGGCGCGCTATGTGTTCGAGTTCACCTGGACCGCGTCGCCGTTTGTGCCCGTGCTGGGCGCGCTGGCCGGCGCGGTGCTGGCGCTGGGCGCGGGCTGGTGGGGCCTGCGCGACGTGCTGCGCCGGCCGGTGGTCGAGACGCTGCGCCGCGCGGCCGAATAA